A single region of the Solwaraspora sp. WMMD791 genome encodes:
- a CDS encoding LacI family DNA-binding transcriptional regulator, with protein sequence MSTRSLPPDDGPAGTGKRPDMVTIADVARHAGVAVSTVSYVLSGKRAISASTRERVLASIHALGYHPHAGARALASRRANVIALVLPLRSGMHLPVLMQFATSVVTTARQFDHDVLLVTADEGAAGLRRIAASAMVDGIVVMDVEMRDPRVPLLRELERPSVLIGFPAEAAGLTCVDLDFYRAGEVCVAHLAALGHRRIALLGAPSVVYERETGFAHRTRAGVTESAARYGIDAVAQPCEENYDAVRRELAGLLHRNPGLTALVVHNEAAVGHVLAALPTLGRQVPDDISVVAICPDEVAERSGPALTSVLVPAEEVGRQAVALLMRKVDGESVPAATLLDPRLTVRASTGQAVEARAEVVPPGARRPGARLGRGASSTRRAAGAGTA encoded by the coding sequence GTGTCCACGCGGTCACTACCACCGGACGACGGGCCGGCCGGTACCGGCAAACGGCCCGACATGGTGACGATCGCCGACGTCGCCCGGCACGCCGGGGTGGCGGTGAGCACGGTGTCCTATGTGCTCAGCGGCAAGCGGGCGATCTCGGCGTCGACCCGCGAACGGGTACTGGCCAGCATCCACGCGCTCGGCTACCACCCGCACGCCGGGGCACGCGCGCTCGCCAGCCGCCGGGCCAACGTGATCGCCCTGGTCCTGCCGTTGCGCTCCGGCATGCACCTGCCGGTCCTGATGCAGTTCGCGACCAGCGTGGTCACCACCGCCCGGCAGTTCGACCACGACGTACTGCTGGTCACCGCCGATGAGGGCGCGGCCGGCCTGCGGCGGATCGCGGCCAGCGCGATGGTCGACGGCATCGTGGTGATGGACGTCGAGATGCGCGACCCTCGGGTGCCGTTGCTGCGCGAGCTGGAGCGACCCAGCGTGCTGATCGGTTTCCCGGCCGAGGCAGCCGGTCTGACGTGCGTGGATCTGGACTTCTACCGGGCCGGTGAGGTGTGTGTCGCACACCTGGCCGCTCTCGGACACCGGCGGATCGCCCTGCTCGGCGCCCCGTCGGTGGTCTACGAGCGGGAGACCGGGTTCGCCCACCGGACCCGGGCCGGGGTCACCGAGAGTGCCGCCCGGTACGGCATCGACGCCGTCGCCCAGCCCTGCGAGGAGAACTACGACGCCGTCCGTCGGGAGCTGGCCGGGCTGCTGCACCGCAACCCCGGGTTGACCGCGCTGGTGGTGCACAACGAGGCGGCGGTCGGCCACGTGCTTGCCGCGTTGCCGACGTTGGGCCGGCAGGTGCCGGACGACATCTCGGTGGTGGCGATCTGCCCGGACGAGGTGGCCGAGCGCTCCGGTCCGGCATTGACCTCGGTACTGGTGCCGGCGGAGGAGGTCGGTCGGCAGGCGGTGGCCCTGCTGATGCGCAAGGTCGACGGCGAGTCCGTCCCCGCCGCCACCCTGCTCGACCCACGGCTGACGGTACGGGCCAGCACCGGCCAGGCGGTCGAGGCGCGCGCCGAGGTGGTCCCACCGGGTGCCCGTCGACCGGGCGCCAGGCTGGGGCGAGGTGCCTCGTCGACCCGGCGGGCGGCCGGCGCCGGCACGGCCTGA
- a CDS encoding pyridoxal-dependent decarboxylase: MADDTENPTTPAAPQMAADDFRRYGHAVVDWIADYWQTVEQHPVQSTAAPGAVAGALPAAPPEQGEQFDAILADLDRVVVPGLTHWQHPGFFGYFPANTSAPSVLGDLVSAGLGVQGMLWATSPACTELETVVMDWLAQLLDLPKRFRSDSAGGGVIQDSASSATLVATLAALHRASGGDWRAVGTATSTGAAGGYTVYTSTQGHSSIEKAARIAGVGARGVRLVDVDPVTLAMRPDALRTALAADLAAGRRPAIVVATIGTTSTTAIDPVAEIGPVCAEYGVWLHVDAAYAGAAAICPELRWTHAGLEWANSYCFDPHKWLLTGFDCDAFWVADRAGLVEALTVMPEYLRNAVTESGAVLDYRDWQVPLGRRFRALKLWFVLRWYGAEGLRAHVRAGVTHAAWFADQVRADDRFDLVTAGPFGLVCFQLRDRPDEVAEALLRRVNADGRVLLTHTRVAGRFTLRLAVGGPRTERRHVATAWQLISDAAAAS, encoded by the coding sequence GTGGCGGATGACACCGAGAACCCGACGACTCCGGCAGCGCCGCAGATGGCCGCCGACGACTTCCGGCGGTACGGGCACGCGGTCGTCGACTGGATCGCCGACTACTGGCAGACGGTGGAGCAGCACCCGGTGCAGTCGACCGCCGCACCCGGCGCGGTGGCCGGGGCGCTGCCGGCCGCCCCGCCGGAGCAGGGCGAGCAGTTCGACGCGATCCTCGCCGACCTCGACCGGGTGGTGGTGCCGGGCCTGACCCACTGGCAGCATCCGGGCTTCTTCGGCTACTTCCCGGCGAACACCTCCGCGCCCAGCGTGCTCGGTGACCTGGTCAGCGCGGGGCTCGGTGTCCAGGGCATGCTCTGGGCGACCAGTCCCGCCTGCACCGAGTTGGAGACGGTGGTCATGGACTGGCTGGCGCAGTTGCTGGACCTGCCGAAGCGGTTCCGGTCGGATTCCGCCGGCGGCGGGGTCATTCAGGATTCGGCGTCGTCGGCGACGCTGGTGGCCACCCTGGCCGCGCTGCACCGGGCCAGCGGCGGCGACTGGCGCGCCGTCGGCACCGCGACCAGCACGGGCGCCGCTGGCGGCTACACCGTCTACACCTCGACCCAGGGGCACTCCTCGATCGAGAAGGCGGCCCGGATCGCCGGCGTCGGCGCCCGGGGCGTCCGGCTCGTCGACGTCGACCCGGTGACGTTGGCGATGCGCCCCGACGCGCTGCGTACGGCGTTGGCCGCCGATCTGGCCGCCGGTCGCCGCCCGGCGATCGTGGTCGCCACCATCGGCACCACCTCGACCACCGCGATCGACCCGGTGGCGGAGATCGGGCCGGTCTGCGCCGAGTACGGGGTCTGGCTGCACGTGGACGCCGCCTACGCCGGGGCGGCGGCGATCTGCCCGGAGCTGCGCTGGACGCATGCCGGCCTGGAGTGGGCCAACTCCTACTGCTTCGATCCACACAAGTGGCTGCTGACCGGCTTCGACTGTGACGCGTTCTGGGTGGCCGACCGGGCCGGGCTGGTCGAGGCGTTGACGGTGATGCCGGAGTATCTGCGCAACGCGGTCACCGAGTCGGGAGCGGTACTCGACTACCGGGACTGGCAGGTGCCGTTGGGTCGTCGGTTCCGGGCCCTCAAGCTGTGGTTCGTGCTGCGCTGGTACGGCGCCGAGGGCCTGCGGGCGCACGTGCGGGCCGGGGTGACCCACGCCGCCTGGTTCGCCGACCAGGTACGGGCCGACGACCGGTTCGACCTGGTGACCGCCGGCCCGTTCGGGCTGGTCTGCTTCCAGTTGCGGGACCGGCCGGACGAGGTCGCCGAGGCGCTGCTGCGGCGGGTCAACGCCGACGGGCGGGTGCTGCTGACCCACACCCGGGTGGCGGGCCGGTTCACGCTGCGGTTGGCGGTGGGCGGGCCGCGTACCGAACGCCGGCACGTCGCCACCGCCTGGCAGTTGATCTCCGACGCCGCGGCGGCGAGCTAG
- a CDS encoding sulfite exporter TauE/SafE family protein — MRKLLVLALVGLLAQLVDGALGMAYGVTSTTLLLLAGVAPASASASVHLAEIGTTLASGTAHWRFGNVDWRVVARIAVPGAVGAFAGATVLSSISTEAAGPWMAGILLALGTYLLVRFARPVTARRERPPLRSRFLAPLGLTAGFIDATGGGGWGPVATPALLVSGRMAPRKVIGSVDTSEFLVAAAASVGFLIGLGAQGFVLPIVGALLVGGLIAAPLAAYLVRVVPAQLLGAAVGGLIVLTNSRTLLRAFDAPDAVRYGGYGAVLVAWVVALLLALRVLRRTDRAAVDQDRDRDGSVLVG; from the coding sequence GTGCGTAAACTGCTGGTCCTTGCCCTGGTCGGACTCCTCGCGCAACTGGTCGATGGTGCGCTGGGGATGGCGTACGGGGTCACCTCCACCACGCTGCTGCTGCTCGCCGGGGTCGCACCGGCATCGGCCAGCGCCTCGGTGCACCTGGCCGAGATCGGCACCACCCTGGCCTCCGGCACCGCCCACTGGCGCTTCGGCAACGTCGACTGGCGGGTGGTGGCGCGGATCGCCGTACCGGGTGCGGTCGGCGCCTTCGCCGGGGCCACCGTGCTCAGCTCGATCTCCACCGAGGCGGCCGGCCCCTGGATGGCCGGCATCCTGCTCGCCCTCGGCACGTACCTGCTGGTCCGCTTCGCCCGACCGGTCACCGCCCGGCGCGAACGCCCGCCGCTGCGCAGCCGGTTCCTCGCCCCGCTCGGCCTGACCGCCGGCTTCATCGACGCCACCGGCGGCGGCGGGTGGGGCCCGGTGGCCACCCCGGCGCTGCTGGTCTCCGGCCGGATGGCACCCCGCAAGGTGATCGGCTCGGTCGACACCTCGGAGTTCCTCGTCGCGGCGGCCGCCAGCGTCGGCTTCCTGATCGGCCTCGGCGCACAGGGCTTCGTCCTGCCGATCGTCGGCGCGCTGCTGGTCGGCGGGCTGATCGCCGCACCGCTCGCCGCCTACCTGGTCCGGGTCGTGCCCGCCCAACTGCTCGGCGCGGCGGTCGGCGGACTCATCGTGCTGACCAACTCGCGGACCCTGCTGCGCGCGTTCGACGCCCCCGACGCCGTCCGGTACGGCGGGTACGGTGCCGTCCTCGTCGCCTGGGTGGTCGCCCTCCTGCTGGCGCTGCGGGTGCTACGGCGGACCGACCGGGCCGCCGTCGACCAGGATCGGGATCGCGACGGGTCGGTACTGGTGGGCTGA
- a CDS encoding Rrf2 family transcriptional regulator: MRLSARVDYALRAIAELAFVAGTPTRTVLTAEQVARSQGIPAKFLESILLQLRRSGVVHAQRGPDGGYWLARPAEEISLAEIIRVIDGPLAHVRGHRPEDLGYQGAAAALQEVWIALRASEREILESVSVADVATGTLPDRVRDLAADPRAWS, from the coding sequence ATGCGTCTCTCCGCCCGGGTCGACTACGCGCTGCGCGCCATCGCCGAGTTGGCGTTCGTCGCCGGCACCCCGACCCGGACGGTGCTCACCGCCGAGCAGGTGGCCCGGTCCCAGGGGATCCCCGCGAAGTTCCTCGAGAGCATCCTGTTGCAGCTGCGTCGGTCCGGTGTGGTGCACGCGCAGCGCGGGCCCGACGGCGGGTACTGGCTGGCCCGACCGGCCGAGGAGATCAGCCTCGCGGAGATCATCCGGGTGATCGACGGCCCGTTGGCCCACGTGCGGGGCCACCGGCCGGAGGATCTGGGCTACCAGGGCGCGGCCGCCGCGCTGCAGGAGGTCTGGATCGCGTTGCGGGCCAGTGAACGGGAGATCCTCGAATCGGTCTCGGTCGCCGATGTCGCCACCGGCACGTTGCCGGACCGGGTGCGTGACCTCGCCGCCGACCCGCGCGCCTGGAGCTGA
- a CDS encoding acyl-CoA thioesterase II, whose amino-acid sequence MSGQAAVDHLLEVLDLTPTGPAAFRGISPKVGPQRVFGGQVAGQALVAAGRTVDPQRLVHSLHGYFVRPGDSSQPIDYEVENIRDGRSFSVRRSVAYQHGKPIFFMSASFHHVEDGLEHQAPQPPDVPPPDAVPTMAERLARYPERLGVWAVIPRPMDVRYVGEPGLVAPGDRPADPYQRVWIRVDGKLPDDPLLHACVLTYASDLTLLDSVLSVHGEVWGPGGVVGASLDHALWFHRSFRADEWFLYDCWSPSAAGGRGLATGRMFTRDGRHIATAVQEGLLRRVGG is encoded by the coding sequence GTGAGTGGTCAGGCCGCCGTCGACCACCTGTTGGAGGTGCTCGACCTGACCCCGACCGGCCCGGCCGCCTTCCGGGGGATCAGCCCGAAGGTCGGTCCGCAGCGGGTCTTCGGCGGGCAGGTCGCCGGGCAGGCGCTGGTCGCCGCCGGTCGCACCGTCGACCCGCAACGGTTGGTCCACTCGTTGCACGGCTACTTCGTCCGCCCCGGCGACAGTTCCCAGCCGATCGACTACGAGGTGGAGAACATCCGCGACGGTCGGTCCTTCTCGGTCCGCCGCTCGGTGGCCTACCAGCACGGCAAGCCGATCTTTTTCATGTCGGCGTCGTTCCACCATGTCGAGGACGGGCTGGAGCACCAGGCGCCGCAGCCGCCCGACGTACCGCCGCCGGACGCGGTGCCGACCATGGCGGAGCGGCTCGCCCGCTACCCTGAACGCCTCGGCGTCTGGGCGGTGATCCCGCGTCCGATGGACGTGCGTTACGTCGGCGAGCCGGGGCTGGTCGCACCCGGTGACCGCCCGGCCGATCCGTACCAGCGGGTCTGGATCCGGGTCGACGGCAAGCTGCCCGACGACCCGCTGCTGCACGCCTGTGTGCTGACCTACGCCTCCGACCTGACGCTGCTCGACTCGGTGCTGTCGGTGCACGGCGAGGTGTGGGGTCCGGGTGGCGTGGTCGGTGCCAGCCTGGACCACGCCCTGTGGTTCCACCGGTCGTTCCGCGCCGACGAGTGGTTCCTCTACGACTGCTGGAGCCCGTCTGCGGCGGGCGGGCGTGGGCTGGCCACCGGCAGGATGTTCACTCGCGACGGCCGGCACATCGCCACCGCCGTACAGGAAGGGTTGCTCCGCCGGGTCGGCGGGTGA
- the pyk gene encoding pyruvate kinase, with amino-acid sequence MGVTRRAKIVCTLGPATASPERIRGLVEAGMDVARLNFSHGSHDDHQQVYRLVREAAQAAGRAVAVLADLQGPKIRLGRFADGPHEWRTGDSVVITSDDILGSRERVSCTYRKLPQEVRPGDRLLIDDGKVAVEVSAVDGPDIRVLVVEGGPVSNNKGVSLPNVAVSVPALSDKDAEDLRFALGLGADMIALSFVRSPEDIKLVHAIMDEEGVRRPVLAKVEKPEAVTHLEAIVDAFDGVMVARGDLGVELPLDEVPLVQKRAVQLCRENAKPVIVATQMLDSMIENSRPTRAEASDVANAVLDGTDAVMLSGETSVGKYPVLTVSTMAKIVTTTENGSISVPRLQHDPRTHGGALTSAASQIARAIGARAMVAFTQTGDTVRRLSRLHCELPLLAFTPVAEVRDQLALSWGVETFLMPFVQHTDDMFRQVDQALLGLGRANPGEYVVIVAGSPVGTPGSTNTLRVHQLGTLVDAAAARALQ; translated from the coding sequence ATGGGCGTGACACGCCGCGCAAAGATCGTTTGTACGCTTGGCCCCGCGACTGCGTCCCCGGAGCGGATCCGTGGGCTGGTGGAAGCGGGCATGGACGTGGCCCGGCTGAACTTCAGCCACGGCAGCCACGACGACCACCAGCAGGTGTACCGCCTGGTCCGGGAGGCCGCCCAGGCCGCCGGGCGGGCCGTCGCCGTCCTCGCCGACCTGCAGGGCCCCAAGATCCGCCTCGGCCGGTTCGCCGACGGACCGCACGAGTGGCGTACCGGTGACTCGGTCGTCATCACCAGCGACGACATCCTCGGCAGCCGGGAGCGGGTCTCCTGCACCTACCGCAAGCTGCCCCAGGAGGTCCGCCCCGGTGACCGGCTGCTGATCGACGACGGCAAGGTCGCCGTCGAGGTCAGCGCGGTCGACGGCCCCGACATCCGGGTGCTGGTCGTCGAGGGTGGGCCGGTCAGCAACAACAAGGGTGTCTCGCTGCCGAACGTCGCGGTCAGCGTGCCAGCCCTGTCGGACAAGGACGCCGAGGATCTGCGGTTCGCGCTCGGCCTGGGCGCCGACATGATCGCGTTGTCCTTCGTGCGATCGCCGGAGGACATCAAGCTGGTCCACGCGATCATGGACGAGGAGGGCGTCCGTCGCCCGGTCCTGGCCAAGGTCGAGAAGCCGGAGGCGGTCACCCATCTGGAGGCCATCGTCGACGCGTTCGACGGGGTCATGGTGGCCCGTGGCGACCTGGGCGTCGAGTTGCCGCTCGACGAGGTCCCGTTGGTGCAGAAGCGGGCCGTGCAGCTGTGCCGGGAGAACGCCAAGCCCGTCATCGTGGCCACCCAGATGCTCGACTCGATGATCGAGAATTCGCGGCCGACCCGGGCGGAGGCCTCGGACGTGGCCAACGCGGTGCTCGACGGCACCGACGCGGTGATGCTCTCCGGGGAGACGAGCGTCGGCAAGTACCCGGTGCTGACCGTCAGCACCATGGCCAAGATCGTCACGACGACCGAGAACGGCTCGATCTCGGTGCCCCGGCTGCAGCACGACCCCCGTACCCATGGGGGTGCCCTCACCTCGGCGGCGTCGCAGATCGCGCGGGCGATCGGTGCCCGGGCGATGGTCGCCTTCACCCAGACCGGCGACACGGTGCGCCGGCTGTCCCGGTTGCACTGCGAACTGCCGCTGCTGGCCTTCACCCCGGTCGCCGAGGTGCGCGACCAGCTCGCCCTGTCGTGGGGCGTGGAGACCTTCCTGATGCCGTTCGTGCAGCACACCGACGACATGTTCCGCCAGGTCGACCAGGCCCTGCTCGGCCTGGGCCGGGCCAACCCCGGCGAGTACGTGGTGATCGTCGCTGGCAGCCCGGTCGGCACCCCTGGCTCGACGAACACGCTGCGGGTGCACCAGCTCGGCACCCTGGTCGACGCCGCGGCGGCCCGGGCGTTGCAGTGA
- a CDS encoding endonuclease/exonuclease/phosphatase family protein encodes MTQQRHARTVTGLAAALAAVLATGLAPGAATAGGPATAGGPADVRFATFNASLNRATAGALVADLSTPGDQQAANVAEVIQRVRPDVLLINEFDHDPQGRAVELFQRNYLSRGQGGAAPIHYPYRFSAPSNTGVPSGHDLNRDGTVGGPDDAYGFGTFPGQYGMAVYSRHPIDLRSVRTFQTFRWRDMPGALLPDDPATPEPADWYSPAALADLRLSSKSHWDVPVRVGRQTVHLLASHPTPPVFDGPEDRNGRRNHDEIRFWADYVWPARSGYVYDDRGRRGGLRPGARFVIAGDLNSDPYDGDSLPGAARQLTGHPLVDDRRPPASAGGPAAAQRQGGANLTHVGDPRFDTADFADGTPGNLRVDYLLPGRGLPVRGAGVFWPTPDDPLFRLVGDYDPALPGGFPTSDHRLVWLDVRR; translated from the coding sequence GTGACACAGCAGCGACACGCACGTACGGTGACCGGGCTGGCGGCGGCGCTCGCCGCCGTCCTCGCGACCGGACTGGCACCCGGGGCGGCCACCGCCGGCGGACCGGCCACCGCAGGCGGACCGGCCGACGTCCGGTTCGCCACCTTCAACGCCTCCCTCAACCGGGCCACCGCCGGCGCCCTGGTTGCCGACCTGTCCACCCCGGGCGACCAACAGGCGGCCAACGTCGCCGAGGTGATCCAGCGGGTCCGCCCCGACGTCCTGCTGATCAACGAGTTCGACCACGACCCGCAGGGCCGGGCCGTGGAGCTGTTCCAGCGCAACTACCTGTCCCGGGGGCAGGGCGGCGCCGCGCCGATCCACTACCCGTACCGGTTCAGCGCGCCGTCGAACACCGGCGTGCCCTCCGGGCACGATCTCAACCGCGACGGTACGGTCGGCGGCCCGGACGACGCGTACGGCTTCGGGACCTTCCCCGGCCAGTACGGCATGGCGGTGTACTCGCGGCACCCGATCGACCTGCGGTCGGTGCGCACCTTCCAGACGTTCCGCTGGCGGGACATGCCCGGCGCGCTGCTGCCCGACGACCCGGCGACCCCCGAGCCGGCCGACTGGTACTCCCCCGCCGCCCTGGCCGACCTGCGGCTGTCGTCGAAGAGCCACTGGGACGTGCCGGTGCGCGTCGGCCGGCAGACCGTACACCTGCTGGCCAGCCACCCCACCCCGCCGGTGTTCGACGGCCCGGAGGACCGCAACGGCCGCCGCAACCACGACGAGATCCGGTTCTGGGCCGACTACGTCTGGCCGGCCCGGTCCGGCTACGTCTACGACGACCGGGGCCGGCGGGGCGGACTCCGGCCGGGGGCCCGGTTCGTGATCGCCGGCGACCTCAACTCCGACCCGTACGACGGCGACAGCCTGCCCGGCGCGGCCCGGCAGCTCACCGGACACCCGCTGGTCGACGACCGGCGGCCACCGGCCAGCGCGGGCGGTCCGGCGGCGGCGCAGCGCCAGGGTGGGGCGAACCTGACCCACGTCGGCGACCCACGCTTCGACACCGCCGACTTCGCCGACGGTACGCCCGGCAACCTGCGGGTCGACTACCTGCTGCCCGGTCGGGGCCTGCCGGTACGCGGTGCCGGCGTGTTCTGGCCGACGCCGGACGACCCGCTGTTCCGGCTGGTCGGCGACTACGATCCGGCGCTGCCCGGCGGGTTCCCCACCTCGGATCACCGCCTGGTCTGGCTCGACGTGCGTCGTTGA
- a CDS encoding helix-turn-helix transcriptional regulator, with protein sequence MPQSRWPSPARTAVPSLTCRGRSPDADLIYRHLLGSGPALVSEVAGELGMARRRVGAALDELAAIGAVARRPSATSADPRWAARPLSALAPPVRRPTTNAAPGAVRPALARRLAATGVDVRQLGDGVRHLASRAATRARLAELVAVARHEHLAMHPEQTFDAEALRSAAPMDRTLLARGVRMRILGVQPPEPGPVVQHRSEPTRCLPEYRMAATLPVKLLVVDRKYAFFPVAPDDVERGYLEVAQPPIVAALVALFEQHWNDAERLQECTVPQIDLSPRERALVALLAQGHTDVTAARELRISPRSVSNVLRSLMERLGVTNRFQLGLALGAAHTAAPHRRTDTEEKHR encoded by the coding sequence ATGCCGCAGTCACGTTGGCCCTCGCCGGCCCGGACCGCCGTACCGTCACTGACCTGTCGTGGGCGTTCCCCGGACGCCGACCTGATCTACCGGCACCTGCTCGGCTCCGGTCCGGCGCTGGTCTCCGAGGTGGCCGGTGAGCTGGGCATGGCGCGTCGCCGGGTCGGCGCCGCGCTCGACGAACTCGCCGCCATCGGCGCGGTGGCCCGTCGGCCGTCCGCCACCTCGGCCGACCCGCGATGGGCGGCCAGACCGCTGTCGGCGCTGGCCCCACCGGTGCGTCGACCGACGACGAACGCCGCGCCCGGTGCGGTACGCCCCGCGTTGGCGCGCCGGCTCGCCGCCACCGGGGTCGACGTGCGCCAGCTCGGTGACGGCGTACGGCATCTGGCCAGCCGGGCCGCGACCCGGGCCCGGCTGGCCGAGCTCGTCGCGGTGGCCCGCCACGAGCATCTCGCGATGCACCCGGAGCAGACGTTCGACGCCGAGGCGCTGCGCTCGGCCGCGCCGATGGACCGCACGCTGCTGGCCCGGGGCGTGCGGATGCGGATCCTCGGGGTGCAGCCACCCGAACCCGGCCCGGTGGTCCAGCACCGGTCGGAGCCGACCCGATGCCTGCCCGAGTACCGCATGGCGGCGACGTTGCCGGTCAAGCTGCTCGTCGTCGACCGCAAGTACGCCTTCTTCCCCGTCGCGCCCGACGACGTCGAACGCGGCTACCTCGAGGTGGCCCAACCCCCGATCGTCGCCGCGCTCGTGGCGCTGTTCGAGCAGCACTGGAACGACGCCGAGAGACTGCAGGAGTGCACTGTGCCGCAGATCGACCTCAGTCCCCGGGAGCGCGCGCTCGTCGCTCTGCTGGCGCAGGGACACACCGACGTCACCGCCGCGCGGGAGCTGCGGATCAGCCCCCGGTCGGTGTCGAACGTGCTCCGGTCGCTGATGGAGCGGCTCGGCGTGACGAACCGGTTCCAACTCGGGCTGGCCCTGGGGGCGGCCCACACCGCGGCACCGCATCGCCGTACCGACACCGAGGAGAAACACCGATGA
- a CDS encoding HIT family protein: MTTCVFCRIVAGDSPAWRVVDSAAGVAFLDTRPVFRGHVLISPRPHVVTLTDLPPAALPDYFALVQRVAAAVEAGLGAGGTFVAINNRVSQSVPHLHTHVVPRTRGDGLRGFFWPRSRYADDAEAQRYAERIAAALPPTALPPTA; this comes from the coding sequence ATGACCACCTGCGTGTTCTGCCGGATCGTCGCCGGGGACTCCCCCGCCTGGCGGGTCGTCGACTCCGCCGCCGGCGTGGCGTTCCTGGACACCCGCCCGGTGTTCCGTGGGCACGTGCTGATCAGCCCGCGTCCGCACGTGGTCACGCTGACCGATCTGCCGCCGGCCGCGCTGCCGGACTACTTCGCGCTGGTGCAGCGGGTGGCGGCGGCGGTCGAGGCCGGTCTCGGCGCGGGCGGCACCTTCGTGGCGATCAACAACCGGGTGTCGCAGTCGGTGCCACATCTGCACACCCACGTCGTACCGCGGACCAGGGGCGACGGGCTGCGCGGCTTCTTCTGGCCGCGCAGCCGCTACGCCGACGACGCCGAGGCCCAGCGGTACGCCGAGCGGATCGCCGCCGCCCTGCCGCCGACCGCCCTGCCGCCGACCGCCTGA